The Dokdonia donghaensis DSW-1 DNA window GAGACAGTAATGATTACAACATCTGAAGGCAAAGCAGAAGATGCAAAAAGGCTAGGTGCAGATGATGTACTCATCTCAAAAGATAAAGACGCTATGAAGTCTCATAAAGGATCTTTTGACTTTATTCTTAATACAGTTCCAGTAAGCCACGACATTAACCCATACCTAGAGCTACTAGCTATAGATGGTACAATGTGTATGGTAGGAGCCATAGAGCCGCTACCAGATGTGCACGGTGGTAACCTTATCTCTGGTCGTAAAAGTGTAGCTGGATCTCTTATAGGAGGCATAAAAGAAACTCAAGAAATGCTTGATTTTTGTGGTGAGCACAATATTGTAAGTGATATTGAGATGATAGATATGTCTAGCATTAACGAGGCTTATGAACGTGTACAAAACAACGATGTGAAATACCGATTTGTAATCGATATGGAATCATTGAGTTAAAATAATATTATGTTTAAAAAAGCGAACTTTTAAGTTCGCTTTTTTTATGACCTTACGCTTAAGGTTCATCACTTTGTTATTATAAAGTTCATTGCGATATAATAGTCGTAGTATTTACATTTGTACCATCCATAAACTACTAATGCGACACTTTATAGTTTTTTGCTTTCTTATTATATCTACAAGTCTCATAGCACAAAACGTGGTGGTAGATAGTCAAACATATACTCCACAGCAATTAATAGAAGATATTCTCATAGATAGTAACTGTATCTCAAACATACAGGTCACAAACGTCGTAGGAGGAGATTTTGGAGGGCAGGAGCAGAGCTATGGCTACTTTAATGCAAACGGTAGTGACTTCCCCCTTCAAGAAGGAATTGTTTTAAGTACCGGAAGATTGCAGAATGTGCAAGGTCCTAACACAAGTCTCAGTGATGATGATGCTCCAGACTGGCTAGGAGATGCAGATCTTGAGTTTGTACTTGATGAGCAAAATACGACTAACGCAACTATACTAGAGTTTACGTTTCAATCTACAGCATCTGAGGTGCGTTTTAGATATTTATTTGCCTCAGAAGAGTATCAAGAAGGTAATCCTAATACGTGTAATTTTTCAGATTTATTTGGTTTCCTCATTAGGCAAGAAGGTGAGCAGGGATATGAAAATATTGCCTTAGTTCCAGACACAACTACCCCTGTAAAGGTTACAACCGTACATCCAGAAATACCTAATGGCTGTCCTGGCATAAACGAGTTTTATTTTGAAAGCTTTAATGGTAACACAGCACCCATTAACTTTAATGGGCAAACCAAAGTAATTGAAGCAAAAGCAATTATACAGCCTAATGTAAACTATCAAGTTAAGCTAGTAATAGCAGATGAGCAAAACTTTAGATTTGACTCTGCTGTCTTTTTAGAGGCTGGAAGTTTTCAGTTAGGTACAGATTTAGGTCCAGATAGAACTGTAGCGGGTGGTAATCCCATTTGCGGTGCAGGAGCAACCACACTTGTAGTAAACGAACCTCTTGCAACAGCATTTATGTGGCAACGTGACGGTATACCATTATCAGAAACTTCTAATGAACTTATCGCTAACCAAGATGGATTCTATACTGTAGGGATCACGCTTGATAATGGTTGTGAAGCCTTTGGAGAAGTCACAATAGAGTTTGCTCAAAATCCTACCGTATCTAATAGTACGTTACAGCAATGTGATGCAAATGGAGACGGCTTATCGCAGTATAACTTATTTGACGCATTAGATGACGTAACAGTAAACGATAGTAGCCTTGTCATAACTGGGTTTTATAACAACCTTTCTGATGCCGAAAGTGAAGAAAATGTAATTACAAATCCTAATATATTTCAAAATACACAAGTAAATCAGGTTGTATATGCACGAGTTGCTTCACAAGCAGGATGCAGCGCTATTGCTAGCGTACAGCTTGCTACGGGTAACGAGACACTAGTGCTAGACGCCTTAGAGGTGTGCGATATCGATGGAATTATAGATGGCTTTACAGAGATTAGTCTTGCATCACTCACAATGCAGGTACAAGACCAAATACCTACTGGAGCCACTGTAAGCTTTTATGAAACTGAGGAGAATGCTTTTATTCAACAAGGAGCGCTTACTAATTCATTTATAAACACAGAGGCCTTTGGTCAGACTATTTACGTGCGAGTTAATGAGGGCGGTCAATGCCTATCTATTACCTCGGTAGCTATAAATATCCTCAACCCGCCCGTAATGACAGATAATGAGAGTGTAATATACTGTGCTAACAATTTCCCAGGTACTATAACCCTAAATGCTGGTGTGATAAGTACTCCTGTAAATCTACAATACAGCTGGGATTATAATGGCACCGTTCTACCTCTTAATACAGAGACTATAACTATAAACGAAGTAGGAACTTATACAGCGACTGCCATAAATTCTAGTGGATGTGAGGCGACGAGAACGATTACGGTGACTCCATCTGGGCCAGCTACTATTACTAATGTTAACACACAAGATGGAGGTGAGAATAATACAATTACTGTAGAGGTAGAAGGTACAGGCGTTTATGAGTATGCTCTTGGAAATATCTTTGGTCCATATCAAGAATCACCTACTTTTCAAAACGTGCCCGCAGGTCTTTACAACCTCTTTGTTCGTGATGTAAACGGTTGCGGTATAACTGTAAAAGAGGTCTCTGTTATAGGTTTTCCTACCTATTTTACGCCTAACGGTGATGGTATAAATGATACTTGGAAACTTAAAGGCGCCGGGCAAGACACCAGTACCACAGTTCGTTTCTTTATTTTCGATCGCTATGGGAAGTCTATGTATCAATCACGTGCAATGGGTAATGGCTGGAATGGAATTTACAATGGAGTTGAACTTCCACCAGATGATTACTGGTATTTAGTGGAGCTTGAGGATGGTCGTGTCTTTAGAGGTCACTTCTCATTATTGAGATAATTGAGATGGTATTCCGCTTTCGCGAAAGCGTAAATCACCTTTTTATTTAACACCCTTTTAGATTGCTAGCCCTCGTTTTAACAATACTTTACAGCGGCAAATTATGTTAAAATGAGCAAACGGCGTTAATTTGTTAAAAAATTGATGCCCTCTGGTGACAAACCCTGAAAACAAAGCCCCACAAACATTAAAACCTAAAAGAAAATTTAGGTGGCTACGCATTATAGCACGTATATTACTCGTGCTTCTTATACTCATTATATTCCTTCTTTTATTTATAAGAAGTGAGTGGGGACAAAACATTGTTGTTTCTAAAGCAGTCAGTTATTTTTCTGAAAAAACGCAAACTAAGGTTGAGCTTGAAAGGGCTTTTATAACCTTTGACGGAGATATTGCTATCCAAGGCCTATATCTCGAAGATAAGCAAGGCGACACGCTAGTATACAGTAGGTCTCTAGAAGCGGATATTCCTTTGTGGCCCATCATAAATGGTACTGGCATAGGCATAGAAAATGCACAATGGGAAGGTGTACGAGCAAATATTATTAGAAAAGATACAATAAGCGGATTCAACTTTGATTTTATTGCAGCTGCTTTTGCAACTCCACCATCTCAACAAACAGATACAACTAGTACGGCACCAGTTGATCTTATTATAGGTGATCTAGATCTGAAAGATTTTGACGTAGTGTATAACGATGTTGTTACGGGTATAGATAGTAGGTACACTTTTAAAGAGCTACGCATATCACCAGATACAGTAAACCTGGACGAGATGAGATTTACTGCCACTGAGGGGTATATAGAAAATGCTAAGATTAAGATTAATCAGGTACCAGTACCCTCAGACCCAGATACCGAAGAAATACCACTACCATACTTAGCTTTTAACAAGCTTACCCTAAAAGACGTAAGCGGAAACTATACAGGTGAGGAGGCAGGCGTGTCTTTTGATTTTGACT harbors:
- a CDS encoding T9SS type B sorting domain-containing protein, which translates into the protein MRHFIVFCFLIISTSLIAQNVVVDSQTYTPQQLIEDILIDSNCISNIQVTNVVGGDFGGQEQSYGYFNANGSDFPLQEGIVLSTGRLQNVQGPNTSLSDDDAPDWLGDADLEFVLDEQNTTNATILEFTFQSTASEVRFRYLFASEEYQEGNPNTCNFSDLFGFLIRQEGEQGYENIALVPDTTTPVKVTTVHPEIPNGCPGINEFYFESFNGNTAPINFNGQTKVIEAKAIIQPNVNYQVKLVIADEQNFRFDSAVFLEAGSFQLGTDLGPDRTVAGGNPICGAGATTLVVNEPLATAFMWQRDGIPLSETSNELIANQDGFYTVGITLDNGCEAFGEVTIEFAQNPTVSNSTLQQCDANGDGLSQYNLFDALDDVTVNDSSLVITGFYNNLSDAESEENVITNPNIFQNTQVNQVVYARVASQAGCSAIASVQLATGNETLVLDALEVCDIDGIIDGFTEISLASLTMQVQDQIPTGATVSFYETEENAFIQQGALTNSFINTEAFGQTIYVRVNEGGQCLSITSVAINILNPPVMTDNESVIYCANNFPGTITLNAGVISTPVNLQYSWDYNGTVLPLNTETITINEVGTYTATAINSSGCEATRTITVTPSGPATITNVNTQDGGENNTITVEVEGTGVYEYALGNIFGPYQESPTFQNVPAGLYNLFVRDVNGCGITVKEVSVIGFPTYFTPNGDGINDTWKLKGAGQDTSTTVRFFIFDRYGKSMYQSRAMGNGWNGIYNGVELPPDDYWYLVELEDGRVFRGHFSLLR